In Bdellovibrionota bacterium, one genomic interval encodes:
- a CDS encoding thiolase family protein codes for MANANARDVVIVEGVRTPFAKSGTVLKNVHAKDLGRSALKELLQMTNLDPKLVDEVIIGNTGSPSDAVNIARVVALNAGIPLEVSAHTVHRNCASAMESIAGGFDKIKAGVADIVIAGGTESMSDMPLLFSRSFANKFGAFAAAKTIGAKLGALKKIKLKDLKPRISIIEGLTDPFVGINMGQTAEILAKEFQISRKEQDEFAVKSHQKAVAAQKSGRFAKEITPFYLGPDYKKVITDDVGPRDGQSMEQLAKLKPFFDRKFGTVTPGNSCPITDGAAMLLLMSREKAQQLGYKPIASIKSYSFRGLEPERMGLGPAYATPHALKKAGLELKDIGLVELNEAFAAQVIACEKAMASDKFAQEKLGLSKAVGTIDPSKLNVNGGAIALGHPVGTTGTRLVLTLMKEMQLKNVQFGLATLCIGGGQGGAMIIEREA; via the coding sequence ATGGCAAACGCAAACGCTAGAGATGTCGTCATTGTAGAAGGGGTGAGAACACCTTTTGCAAAATCTGGAACAGTTTTAAAAAATGTACATGCAAAAGATTTAGGCCGTTCCGCACTTAAAGAATTATTGCAAATGACTAATCTTGATCCCAAGTTAGTGGATGAGGTGATCATTGGCAACACGGGTAGTCCTTCGGACGCTGTGAATATCGCAAGAGTGGTTGCATTGAATGCAGGAATTCCTCTTGAAGTTTCAGCGCACACTGTTCACAGAAACTGTGCTTCTGCGATGGAAAGTATTGCGGGTGGATTTGATAAAATCAAAGCAGGTGTTGCGGACATCGTGATCGCTGGCGGAACCGAGAGCATGTCAGATATGCCACTTCTCTTCTCCAGAAGTTTTGCAAATAAATTTGGAGCCTTTGCTGCTGCAAAAACAATTGGTGCAAAATTAGGCGCGCTAAAAAAAATTAAACTCAAAGATTTAAAGCCAAGAATTTCTATCATCGAAGGTCTAACAGATCCATTTGTTGGCATTAATATGGGGCAGACGGCAGAAATTTTGGCTAAAGAATTTCAAATTTCTCGAAAAGAACAAGATGAGTTTGCGGTGAAGTCCCACCAAAAAGCCGTAGCCGCACAAAAGAGCGGACGTTTCGCCAAAGAAATCACGCCATTTTATTTGGGTCCAGATTACAAAAAAGTGATCACCGATGATGTCGGTCCAAGAGATGGTCAAAGCATGGAGCAACTTGCGAAATTAAAACCTTTCTTTGATAGAAAATTTGGAACGGTAACGCCGGGAAATTCTTGTCCGATTACAGATGGAGCAGCGATGCTTCTTTTGATGAGCCGAGAGAAAGCGCAACAGCTGGGATACAAACCTATCGCTTCGATCAAGTCTTACTCCTTCAGAGGTTTAGAACCAGAAAGAATGGGATTGGGCCCTGCATACGCTACTCCACACGCTCTGAAAAAAGCGGGATTAGAATTAAAAGACATCGGGCTTGTAGAGCTGAACGAAGCTTTCGCTGCACAAGTGATCGCTTGTGAGAAAGCGATGGCATCGGACAAATTCGCGCAAGAAAAATTAGGATTATCAAAAGCCGTCGGTACCATTGATCCTAGTAAGCTCAATGTGAATGGGGGAGCGATTGCTCTGGGTCACCCTGTGGGAACTACGGGGACAAGACTTGTGCTGACGCTGATGAAAGAGATGCAGCTTAAGAATGTTCAATTTGGTCTTGCTACCCTTTGTATTGGTGGTGGTCAAGGTGGCGCAATGATTATAGAGAGAGAGGCTTAA
- a CDS encoding 3-hydroxyacyl-CoA dehydrogenase NAD-binding domain-containing protein, producing the protein MEVLRIKKIDNDISMMELDLEGEKVNKLSKVALMKISETLKQLSSSGLKCLIVISRKPKIFIAGADIEEIKDIKTPEAAKDAASQGQGIINQFEDLPFPVIASINGACMGGGTELALACDYRIASDDPSTKIGLPETKLGILPGFGGCIRLPRVIGIQAALDIILAGKAVDAKKAMKLGLVDEMTPVLMLEEYTIKFAKEIVAKGARKRKKVFSAKGLPGKLLESPIGRPIVFSQAKKMLLSQTKGHYPAPVKALEVVQKTYGMSNRKQALAIEAKAFGEVAATDVSKNLINLFYMMEAVKKQTGVSDSSVKPLKISKMAVLGAGTMGGGIAQLGADKGLEVRMKDINTSAIALGFQQAQKIWSKLVQKRKLTPSEYEQKLARISGGTNFDGFKNTDVVVEAIVEDMNIKKKVLAETYENCKPDVILATNTSSLSVTEMGADLKEPENFVGMHFFNPVHKMPLVEVIRGAKSSDVAVATIFDLCKKMGKTPVVMKDGPGFLVNRLLLPYLNEAVYLLEEGYAAEDIDKAFLKFGMPMGPLHLIDEVGIDVGVKVAKIFHKAFGERAAPSKSMMKIIETGRLGKKNKKGFYLYDDRGYKLNLDPTIYKDLGLPMPTKKLDAKVAIDRCIFAMINEAALAYLEDKIVETPEDVDMSMIMGTGFPPFRGGLLRYADSVGSEKIVDTLEEFAVKFGPRFKPSNPLKQMAKTHRKFYN; encoded by the coding sequence ATGGAAGTTCTAAGAATTAAAAAAATTGATAACGACATTTCGATGATGGAGCTGGATCTTGAAGGGGAGAAAGTAAATAAACTTTCAAAAGTTGCGCTGATGAAGATCAGCGAGACCCTAAAGCAACTTTCTAGTTCGGGATTAAAATGTTTGATCGTAATTTCAAGAAAACCTAAAATTTTTATCGCGGGTGCGGATATCGAAGAAATTAAAGATATCAAAACTCCAGAGGCTGCAAAAGATGCAGCTTCTCAAGGGCAAGGGATCATCAATCAATTTGAAGATCTTCCGTTCCCGGTAATTGCTTCGATCAATGGCGCATGCATGGGTGGCGGTACTGAATTGGCGCTGGCTTGTGATTACAGAATTGCTTCCGATGATCCTTCCACAAAGATTGGTCTACCAGAGACAAAGCTTGGAATTCTTCCGGGCTTTGGTGGATGTATCCGTTTACCAAGAGTGATTGGCATTCAAGCAGCTCTTGATATTATTCTCGCGGGTAAAGCGGTAGATGCAAAAAAAGCCATGAAGTTGGGACTAGTGGATGAAATGACTCCGGTGCTGATGCTCGAAGAATACACCATCAAGTTTGCAAAAGAAATTGTAGCTAAGGGCGCACGCAAGAGAAAGAAAGTTTTCTCGGCAAAAGGTTTACCGGGAAAACTTTTAGAAAGTCCAATCGGCAGACCCATTGTTTTCTCACAAGCTAAAAAAATGCTTTTGTCACAAACAAAAGGTCATTATCCCGCTCCGGTAAAAGCTTTGGAGGTCGTGCAGAAAACTTACGGCATGAGCAACAGAAAGCAAGCATTAGCTATCGAAGCCAAAGCCTTTGGTGAAGTGGCAGCTACGGATGTGAGCAAGAACTTGATCAATCTTTTTTACATGATGGAAGCCGTAAAAAAACAAACTGGTGTTTCCGATTCTAGTGTTAAGCCACTGAAGATTTCGAAGATGGCAGTTTTGGGTGCCGGAACCATGGGTGGCGGTATCGCACAACTGGGTGCCGATAAAGGTCTTGAAGTGAGAATGAAAGACATCAACACGAGCGCCATTGCTTTAGGATTTCAACAGGCGCAAAAAATTTGGTCAAAGCTTGTGCAAAAAAGAAAGCTTACACCAAGTGAATATGAGCAAAAACTAGCCCGCATCAGTGGTGGGACTAATTTTGATGGCTTTAAAAATACTGACGTCGTGGTGGAAGCCATCGTTGAAGACATGAACATCAAGAAAAAAGTTTTAGCGGAAACTTATGAAAACTGTAAGCCCGATGTGATCTTGGCGACCAATACCTCTTCACTCAGCGTGACCGAGATGGGAGCTGATCTTAAAGAACCAGAAAACTTTGTGGGCATGCATTTCTTTAACCCGGTTCACAAGATGCCACTCGTGGAAGTGATAAGAGGGGCAAAGTCTTCAGATGTTGCGGTGGCTACGATTTTTGATCTTTGCAAGAAAATGGGAAAAACTCCGGTCGTTATGAAAGATGGACCAGGATTTTTGGTGAATAGACTTTTGTTACCTTACTTGAATGAAGCGGTTTATCTTTTGGAAGAAGGTTACGCTGCCGAAGATATCGATAAAGCTTTTTTAAAATTCGGTATGCCTATGGGACCGTTACATCTGATTGATGAAGTGGGAATCGATGTGGGTGTGAAGGTAGCAAAAATTTTCCACAAAGCTTTCGGCGAGAGAGCCGCTCCTTCAAAGAGCATGATGAAGATTATTGAAACAGGAAGATTAGGGAAAAAGAATAAGAAAGGTTTTTATCTCTATGACGACAGAGGTTACAAATTAAATCTTGATCCTACGATTTACAAAGATTTAGGTCTCCCAATGCCGACTAAAAAATTGGATGCAAAAGTGGCTATAGATCGTTGTATTTTTGCGATGATCAACGAAGCGGCTTTAGCCTATTTAGAAGACAAGATCGTGGAAACTCCAGAAGACGTCGATATGAGCATGATCATGGGAACGGGCTTTCCACCGTTCCGCGGTGGACTGCTGAGATACGCAGACTCCGTGGGCAGCGAAAAGATCGTTGATACCTTGGAAGAGTTTGCGGTGAAGTTTGGACCGAGATTCAAACCGTCCAATCCACTGAAGCAAATGGCTAAGACGCACAGAAAATTCTATAACTGA